Below is a genomic region from Planctomycetota bacterium.
TCGGAGCTCGCCGTGCAGGTCACGCAGAACGCCGGCACCGAACGGCCGTTCACCGGTGCGTACACCGATGACAAAACGCCCGGCGTGTACCGCTGCATCGTCTGCGGCGAGGTGCTCTTCGACGCCGCGGCCAAGTTCCACAGCGGCTGCGGCTGGCCCAGCTTCGACGACGTGAAGGAGCAGGGGAAGATCAAGGAGGTCGAAGACACGAGCCTGCCCGGCCGCCCACGCATCGAAGTCCGCTGCGCCAAATGCGACGCCCACCTCGGCCACGTCTTCAACGATGGCCCGACCGACACGGGACTGCGCTACTGCATCAACTCGGTGGCCGTGGACTTGGAACCGAGCGGGTGAGCGCGTTGCCGCAGGCACGGCAGAACTCGGCGTCGGGGTCGTGGCCGGCGACCTTGCACAGTGGGCAGGTGCGGTTGTCCTTGGCCTGATTGCTGATGAAACTCGCCGACACGAAACCGCTGGGCACGACGATCAACGCATAACCGAGCACGATCAGCACGGCCGACAGTGCTTTGCCCATCGGCGTCTGGGGCGTGATGTCGCCGTAGCCGACGGTCGTCATCGTGACCACGGCCCAGTACACGCTCTCGGGGATGCTGGTGAAGCCGTGCTCGGGGCCTTCGACGAGGTACATCAGAGCACCGACGATCGTGACGATCACCGTAACCGTCAGCAGAAACACGAGGATCTTGTCCCGCGCGTCCCACAACGCCGCTCGCAGGGCGTGGCCCTCGGTCATGAGGTGCGTGAGCTTGAGGATGCGGAAGACGCGCAGTAGCCGCAACGCGCGAACGACGAGCAGCGACTGAAGTCCGGCGGTCGTGAACAACGTGACGTAAGTTGGCACGATCGCGAGCAGGTCGACGATTCCGAAGAAACTCCGCGCGTACCGCAGCGGTCGCCGCAAGCACCAGAGCCGAAGCGCGTACTCCACGGAAAATATGATCGTGAACCCCCACTCGATCGCACGAAGCAATTCGCCGTGCCGCTGATTGACCAACTCCACCGT
It encodes:
- the msrB gene encoding peptide-methionine (R)-S-oxide reductase MsrB — translated: MKDYKGRDMSELAVQVTQNAGTERPFTGAYTDDKTPGVYRCIVCGEVLFDAAAKFHSGCGWPSFDDVKEQGKIKEVEDTSLPGRPRIEVRCAKCDAHLGHVFNDGPTDTGLRYCINSVAVDLEPSG
- a CDS encoding ion transporter; the protein is MIQTTPNPAPDPVPSQADEFRPGPGELRRKVYNVIFGHATAAGLTFDIALLVFILGSVVAASLETVELVNQRHGELLRAIEWGFTIIFSVEYALRLWCLRRPLRYARSFFGIVDLLAIVPTYVTLFTTAGLQSLLVVRALRLLRVFRILKLTHLMTEGHALRAALWDARDKILVFLLTVTVIVTIVGALMYLVEGPEHGFTSIPESVYWAVVTMTTVGYGDITPQTPMGKALSAVLIVLGYALIVVPSGFVSASFISNQAKDNRTCPLCKVAGHDPDAEFCRACGNALTRSVPSPRPPS